A window from Leptothermofonsia sichuanensis E412 encodes these proteins:
- the wecB gene encoding non-hydrolyzing UDP-N-acetylglucosamine 2-epimerase, with translation MPNQPIPINIILGTRPEAIKLAPVIQQFRACSDFATQVILTGQHREMVDQVMQLFDLEADRDLAIMQPNQTLTDITCWSLRGLEALFQELQPRMVIVQGDTTTAFAATLAAFYQKIPVGHVEAGLRTDDVYNPYPEEANRRLISQLTQLHFAPTSLAVEHLQRSGVLGKIHQTGNTVIDALLAVAKRQPDCPVAGLDWNSHRVILSTVHRRENWGQPLKDIATGFLQILEKFPDTALLLPLHRNPTVREPLTAILGQHPRAFLTEPLDYTDLVGAIQRCYLLLTDSGGLQEEAPSLGKPVLVLRETTERPEAIMAGTARLVGTDPDRIVAETTKLLSNPTAYQAMANAVNPFGDGRASDRILQIVKDYFQP, from the coding sequence ATGCCAAATCAACCCATCCCGATCAATATCATCCTGGGAACCCGGCCAGAGGCAATTAAGCTGGCTCCTGTGATTCAACAGTTTAGAGCCTGTTCTGATTTTGCAACCCAGGTGATTCTGACCGGGCAACACCGGGAGATGGTTGACCAGGTGATGCAACTGTTCGACCTGGAAGCTGATCGCGACCTGGCTATTATGCAGCCAAATCAGACCCTCACGGATATCACCTGTTGGAGTTTGCGCGGTCTGGAAGCCCTGTTCCAGGAACTCCAACCCCGCATGGTGATTGTTCAGGGGGACACCACCACTGCCTTTGCAGCCACCCTGGCCGCCTTTTACCAAAAAATCCCGGTTGGGCACGTTGAAGCAGGATTGCGCACCGATGACGTTTACAACCCCTATCCTGAAGAAGCGAACCGGCGGCTGATTTCCCAACTGACTCAGCTACACTTTGCCCCCACTTCATTGGCCGTTGAACATTTGCAGCGATCGGGGGTTTTAGGGAAGATTCACCAGACAGGAAATACCGTGATTGATGCGCTGTTAGCGGTGGCAAAACGCCAGCCAGACTGTCCTGTTGCCGGATTGGACTGGAACAGCCACCGGGTAATTCTCTCCACTGTGCATCGCCGGGAAAACTGGGGGCAACCCCTCAAGGACATTGCAACAGGGTTTTTGCAAATCCTGGAAAAGTTTCCAGATACGGCGTTGCTATTACCCCTACACCGTAATCCAACTGTCCGTGAGCCGCTGACTGCCATTTTGGGTCAGCATCCCAGAGCCTTTTTGACCGAACCACTGGACTATACGGATCTGGTCGGTGCCATTCAACGGTGTTACCTTCTGTTAACTGATTCAGGGGGCTTACAGGAAGAAGCCCCCAGTCTGGGAAAACCTGTTCTGGTGTTGCGAGAAACAACTGAGCGCCCAGAAGCCATCATGGCAGGTACCGCCAGGCTGGTAGGTACAGATCCCGATCGCATTGTGGCAGAAACCACCAAGCTACTGAGCAATCCCACGGCCTATCAGGCCATGGCAAATGCTGTCAATCCGTTTGGGGACGGACGAGCCAGCGATCGCATCCTGCAAATTGTGAAAGACTACTTCCAACCCTAA
- a CDS encoding DUF3181 family protein — MTNINAAEAIEALAAEIGENIYIDVAKWHLYLSNAHLHTVLAERLYPMLTSGLLDEDEVVKTLQDIPVRLGGGKREVPLVDLLPVQCQVNLMDILEEFQRKM, encoded by the coding sequence ATGACGAACATCAATGCAGCAGAAGCGATTGAAGCCCTTGCGGCTGAAATTGGGGAAAACATTTATATCGATGTGGCAAAGTGGCATCTTTACCTCTCCAATGCCCACCTGCACACGGTGCTGGCAGAGCGCCTTTACCCCATGTTGACTTCTGGCTTATTAGATGAAGATGAAGTTGTCAAAACTCTGCAAGACATCCCTGTCAGGCTAGGGGGGGGGAAACGAGAAGTGCCCCTGGTCGATTTACTTCCAGTGCAATGCCAGGTGAACCTGATGGATATTCTGGAGGAGTTCCAGCGCAAGATGTAA
- a CDS encoding 2TM domain-containing protein codes for MPPRWPRKPDRKDPAYRRLDDRMNFALHVAIFAVVNSGLWFFRVLGETSELGAPGGFLWTPLVTAGWGTFLVAHAVFIFAIARYEDSSPTSAPASGTGFQPKSEKKPSKTKR; via the coding sequence ATGCCTCCACGCTGGCCCCGTAAACCTGATCGCAAGGATCCTGCCTACCGCCGTTTAGATGACCGGATGAACTTTGCTCTACATGTGGCAATATTTGCGGTGGTCAACTCTGGACTCTGGTTTTTTCGAGTGTTGGGAGAAACCTCTGAACTGGGTGCTCCAGGCGGGTTTCTATGGACGCCTCTGGTTACAGCAGGTTGGGGAACATTTCTGGTTGCCCATGCGGTTTTCATTTTTGCGATCGCCCGGTATGAAGATTCCTCACCAACCTCTGCGCCAGCTTCAGGCACCGGGTTTCAACCCAAGTCGGAGAAAAAGCCTTCCAAGACCAAACGTTAA
- a CDS encoding GNAT family N-acetyltransferase has translation MSFHSAAHVPLIQNVTLRPAIAADVDWAVPLLLATGPALFSYVFASAPDQTALILQQAFIRPQHAFSYEHTQVVEVQEQPAGLMVSYPGFIKRQADEKVQQVMAGILPLRKLPRILVNLADLTRIKQDVAPQEYYILGLSISPEFRNQGLGRCLLNQAENQSRTYDCSGLCLDVTYTNTLAKALFERVGYRVTCSKTTPRFEQITRAGGIHRMTKNLA, from the coding sequence ATGAGTTTTCACTCAGCCGCCCATGTGCCTTTGATTCAAAACGTTACCCTGCGACCGGCGATCGCGGCTGATGTCGATTGGGCAGTGCCCCTCCTGCTGGCAACCGGTCCAGCCTTATTCAGTTATGTGTTTGCTTCCGCCCCCGACCAGACAGCCCTTATCCTTCAGCAGGCGTTTATCCGCCCCCAGCACGCCTTCAGCTACGAGCATACCCAGGTTGTGGAGGTACAGGAGCAACCCGCCGGACTGATGGTAAGTTATCCTGGTTTTATTAAACGTCAGGCAGATGAAAAAGTACAGCAGGTGATGGCAGGCATCCTGCCGTTGCGCAAGTTGCCCAGGATCCTGGTGAATCTGGCAGACCTGACCCGGATTAAGCAGGATGTTGCTCCCCAGGAATATTATATTTTGGGACTCAGCATTTCTCCGGAGTTTCGTAACCAGGGACTGGGCAGGTGTCTGCTTAATCAAGCCGAGAATCAGTCCCGCACCTATGACTGCTCCGGACTCTGCCTGGATGTCACCTATACCAATACCCTGGCCAAGGCTCTATTTGAGCGTGTGGGGTACCGCGTAACTTGCAGTAAAACAACTCCCAGGTTTGAACAAATTACTCGTGCAGGGGGAATTCACCGCATGACTAAAAACCTGGCATAG
- a CDS encoding DUF7219 family protein: MTDRQDANREKEQFFYPIGRYRGEFTPEHLAFNANLQEFAQRVVLICGLETGGKISSTDAYKQIKELWQQLKKSKQELLDQAKREKPDLPEDDS; this comes from the coding sequence GTGACAGACAGACAAGACGCCAACAGAGAAAAAGAACAGTTTTTTTACCCGATTGGCCGTTATCGGGGTGAGTTCACTCCAGAGCATCTGGCGTTTAACGCTAATCTGCAAGAGTTTGCTCAGCGTGTTGTCCTGATCTGTGGCCTGGAGACGGGGGGCAAGATTTCTTCCACAGATGCATACAAGCAAATTAAGGAACTCTGGCAACAGCTTAAAAAGTCGAAGCAGGAACTCTTAGATCAGGCGAAGCGCGAGAAACCTGACCTGCCTGAAGATGACAGTTAG
- a CDS encoding FKBP-type peptidyl-prolyl cis-trans isomerase encodes MKEILVSFGVMVVCVLVLLISQLSGSQSQAIADNLPKTESQPVTAVIENQPAVTDSQFLVADASATLTADSTTANSKEGDKPVITTPSGLKYVDLVEGTGASPQTGQTVSVHYTGTLENGKKFDSSRDRGEPFKFKIGVGQVIKGWDEGVGTMKTGGRRQLVIPPELGYGARGIGPIPPNSTLIFDVELLGVN; translated from the coding sequence GTGAAGGAAATTTTAGTCAGTTTTGGAGTTATGGTGGTCTGTGTTTTGGTGCTGTTGATCTCTCAACTCAGTGGAAGCCAGAGTCAGGCGATCGCAGACAATCTCCCCAAAACCGAATCCCAACCAGTGACTGCCGTCATTGAAAATCAGCCTGCTGTTACTGATAGCCAATTTCTGGTAGCCGATGCTTCAGCGACTCTGACCGCCGATAGTACGACTGCCAATTCCAAAGAAGGAGACAAACCAGTGATTACAACGCCTTCTGGCCTGAAGTATGTAGATCTAGTGGAAGGAACTGGGGCATCTCCCCAGACGGGACAGACTGTGTCAGTTCACTACACAGGAACCTTAGAGAATGGCAAAAAGTTTGACAGCTCCCGCGATCGGGGTGAACCGTTCAAATTCAAAATTGGGGTTGGACAGGTGATCAAAGGCTGGGATGAAGGCGTTGGCACCATGAAAACGGGTGGTCGCCGGCAGTTGGTGATCCCGCCCGAACTGGGCTATGGCGCACGTGGTATTGGTCCGATTCCGCCCAACTCTACGCTGATTTTTGATGTTGAACTCCTGGGCGTGAATTAG